Proteins found in one Triticum urartu cultivar G1812 unplaced genomic scaffold, Tu2.1 TuUngrouped_contig_159, whole genome shotgun sequence genomic segment:
- the LOC125526727 gene encoding alpha/beta-gliadin: MKTFLILALLAIVATTATTAVRVPVLQLQPQNPSQQQPQEQVPLVQQQQFLGQQQPFPPQQPYPQPQPFPSQQPYLQLQPFPQPQLPYSQPQPFRPQQPYPQPQPQYSQPQQPISQQQQQQQQQQQQQQQQQILQQILQQQLIPCMDVVLQQHNIAHGRSQVLQQSTYQLLQELCCQHLWQIPEQSQCQAIHNVVHAIILHQQQKQQQQPSSQVSFQQPLQQYPLGQGSFRPSQQNPQAQGSVQPQQLPQFEEIRNLALQTLPAMCNVYIPPYCTIAPFGIFGTN; encoded by the coding sequence ATGAAGACCTTTCTCATCCTTGCCCTCCTTGCTATCGTGGCGACCACCGCCACAACTGCAGTTAGAGTTCCAGTGCTACAATTGCAGCCACAAAATCCATCTCAGCAACAGCCACAAGAGCAAGTTCCATTGGTACAACAACAACAATTTCTAGGGCAGCAACAACCATTTCCACCACAACAACCATATCCACAGCCGCAACCATTTCCATCACAACAACCATATCTGCAGCTGCAACCATTTCCGCAGCCGCAACTACCATATTCACAGCCACAACCATTTCGACCACAACAACCATATCCACAACCGCAACCACAGTATTCGCAACCACAACAACCAATTtcacagcagcagcagcagcagcaacaacaacaacaacaacaacaacaacaacaaatcCTTCAACAAATTTTGCAACAACAACTGATTCCATGCATGGATGTTGTATTGCAGCAACACAACATAGCGCATGGAAGATCACAAGTTTTGCAACAAAGTACTTACCAGCTGCTGCAAGAATTGTGTTGTCAGCACCTATGGCAGATCCCTGAGCAGTCGCAGTGCCAGGCCATTCACAATGTTGTTCATGCTATTATTCTGCatcaacaacaaaaacaacaacaacaaccttCGAGCCAGGTCTCCTTCCAACAGCCTCTGCAACAATATCCATTAGGCCAGGGCTCCTTCCGGCCATCTCAGCAAAACCCACAGGCCCAGGGctctgtccagcctcaacaactGCCCCAGTTCGAGGAAATAAGGAACCTAGCGCTACAGACGCTACCTGCAATGTGCAATGTCTACATCCCTCCATATTGCACCATCGCGCCATTTGGCATCTTCGGTACTAACTGA